One Aethina tumida isolate Nest 87 chromosome 5, icAetTumi1.1, whole genome shotgun sequence genomic window carries:
- the LOC109606159 gene encoding dedicator of cytokinesis protein 1 isoform X7: MSTWSSVSDEFSYGIVIYNYKGEDDLKLELTVGETVHILQEEANWYYGYVTTNRNCKGIFPKNYVHIKQCITVDTKGPTPNFAFREPPITHEISSVLREWGYHWKNLYIQQSNKFEEIKNKIYDLLSQRSKILSGTLPVDELKRVTKQATEAIDEGNKTLGLDLVVRDKDGNIIDPDVTSTIQLYYHHKNATERMSSRSKVVVKDETPKTAIQQFSNVFLLSVRNFTFKLSEDAELLMMLYDAKEQRSFTENYVVRWNKEGLMSDLDQMYNLRVMFTDLGKKDLERERIFFVCQVIRVGAMEAKELELRRSSVSAMNAKNNKSYINNMRRPLGVAAMDITNYLSGKLESNLEKEFSVPFVSCEKDNLEQTLKKIINKNNSENRNQSQNQSLYVSWKLLRGDSKQVREENRHLVLGNVSTARKMGFPEVILPGDVRNDLYLTLLSGEFNKGNKSSDKNVEVTVKVCNKQGQPIPGVISVGGGIQNINEYRSVIYYHEDKPQWFETFKVAIPIEEFKTSHLKFTFKHRSSNEVKDKTEKPFAMCYVTLMQKNGTTLRDKRHDLVVYKIDHKKFDEDSLDYLELPSTLAEVKNQKASAGGLTVNLKDSFCIESNICSTKLTQNVDLLGLLNWSANKDSLEDSLKALMNVDGEEVVKFLQDILDALFNILMENQETDKYDTLVFECLLFIIGLVNNWKYQHFEPVLDLYIKESFSATLAYKKLIGVLKSIIDTRNLHTHAKDLMFRTMKCLQYVMRFISRSRILYRDLNPDVDDSFDEEFEELLQDIIIMMSITREDHHDLLREQGAVLKYFPSTIPDILMIYPPPRLSLVLCQILSGIPKGRLTKQKMMTINDIVHSKLFLISECRSILLPKFTEQIRDLFQTKEEVDLCIKIMSDIMELLFRKNIGPTSDDLSEIIRTVLRTIIQSHIKMEKDNPHAGNLVAVMIDIFRQMTEEHYNEYINRFSTSFDILDFLMEILVVFKELVNNSIFPEDWSEMIMLQNSIILKSLRFFSHTIRDRFFDKFEYDAWSNFFHCAIAFMTQKALQLENFTSSKRLRLVNRYNDMRRETGFEIRQMWFNLGLHKIHFVPGLVELMLDMTLIPETELRKATIPIFFDMMQCEYYSSKLEFESYGDTKRDSTHIKASFAEFEKEMIHKLDTLFGLRGDAEYMNLFYDIMIELCEQHSSLAIEGIKFVKIVKKLMENLLEYRSIVSDENKENTMSCTVNLLDFYSEINKKEMYIKYLNKLYDLHIECDNYTEAAYTLMQHTILLDWSNDILSPLLVHSKYEKKTHRDLKEALYKDIIDNFDKGKMWECAISKCQELAKQCEEETFDYFKLRDLHQRMATFYDNIMKSVRPEPEYFRVGYFGQGFPKFLRNKIFIFRGKEYERLVDFSTRILNVFPKAELLKTLTPPGSDIQNSDRQYIQVNKVDPVMDEKKQRFSGKPVSDQIVKFYKVNNIQRYIYSRPFIKKDPNLNCNNEFSSLWLERTEIETTYPLPGILRWFPVKHSKVEEICPLRYAIETIERTNKDLTKFVNMYNMDKNMDVKPLSLKLNGILDPAVMGGIKNYEDAFFHSNYIDLYPENKILIMKLKDLIADQMPLLGLCVQIHKYIHTSEITALHTRFEECFKKMQEVVEREYGKKTCDLKLENEVQMRRHFSIAENRAMSEFPNSGDNFGGRSRVSSLTRTQVTSLKHFTSTFHFSASSPALQSKQPHNSHSKTVIISPTKSLSGSSTYKKSKTPKEKRRSSKSDLGSPALVTGASQWYTEDTKSSTTTLSNGSPIIELTEELLPKRPLRAEVEKEKRLSRPPSGQFSRPNSMTVTIRGASSSGNSSNRDSVGTTDSSISEEDMIPPPLPLKSRDMDYSNLPPAENVSFLYSQRNSTARASIQIKWPEDNIVVDFDEVPPTPPPKPPKKQKF; this comes from the exons TTATATACAATTACAAAGGAGAGGATGACTTGAAATTGGAGCTGACCGTGGGCGAAACCGTTCACATACTGCAAGAAGAGGCGAATTGGTACTACGGTTACGTGACGACCAATCGCAACTGCAAGGGCATATTTCCAAAAAACTATGTGCACATAAAGCAATGCATTACAGTCGACACGAAAGGGCCTACTCCCAATTTCGCATTTCGTGAACCCCCCATTACGCACGAGATCTCATCGGTGTTGCGTGAATGGGGGTACCACTGGAAAAATCTCTACATC CAACAAAGTAACAAATTCGAAGAGATCAAGAACAAAATCTACGATCTGCTGAGCCAGAGGAGCAAAATCTTGAGCGGTACCCTACCGGTGGACGAACTGAAACGCGTGACGAAACAAGCGACAGAGGCCATCGATGAGGGCAACAAAACTTTAGGTTTGGACCTGGTGGTCAGGGACAAGGATGGCAACATCATCGACCCCGACGTAACCAGCACCATCCAACTGTACTACCACCACAAAAACGCTACAGAACGGATGAGCTCTCGATCCAAA GTTGTAGTCAAAGACGAGACACCAAAGACTGCCATACAACAGTTTTCGAACGTCTTCCTCCTTTCAGTAAGGAATTTTACGTTCAAACTGAGTGAGGATGCGGAACTACTGATGATGCTTTACGACGCCAAAGAGCAACGATCCTTCACAGAGAATTACGTTGTGCGATGGAACAAGGAGGGCCTGATGAGCGACCTGGATCAAATGTACAATCTGAGGGTTATGTTCACG GATTTGGGTAAGAAAGACTTGGAAAGGGAGAGGATTTTCTTCGTCTGTCAGGTCATTAGGGTAGGTGCAATGGAAGCCAAAGAGTTGGAACTGAGGCGGAGCTCCGTTAGTGCAATGAACgccaaaaacaataaaagctACATCAACAACATGAGGAGACCTCTTGGGGTGGCTGCAATGGACATTACCAACTATTTAAGTGGCAAATTAGAGAGTAATTTAGAGAAAGAATTTTCCGTCCCCTTCGTTAGTTGTGAAAAAGACAACTTAGAACAaactttaaagaaaattattaataagaacaATTCTGAAAACAGAAATCaatcacaaaatcaatcaCTCTACGTCAGCTGGAAACTGCTTAGGGGTGATTCAAaacaa GTTCGAGAAGAGAATCGACATTTAGTATTAGGTAATGTGTCAACAGCTAGGAAAATGGGATTCCCCGAAGTGATACTACCCGGTGACGTGAGAAACGACTTGTATCTGACGCTTTTGAGTGGTGAATTCAATAAGGGAAACAAATCCAGTGATAAAAACGTCGAGGTCACCGTCAAAGTATGCAACAAACAAGGACAACCCATACCA gGGGTGATAAGTGTTGGCGGTGGAATCcagaatataaatgaataccGTTCAGTTATTTACTACCACGAGGACAAACCTCAGTGGTTCGAGACTTTCAAAGTGGCAATACCAATAGAAGAGTTCAAAACTAGTCATTTGAAGTTCACGTTCAAACATCGGTCTTCCAACGAGGTAAAGGATAAAACTGAAAAGCCGTTTGCCATGTGCTACGTGACCTTGATGCAGAAAAACGGCACGACGCTTAGAGACAAGAGACATGACCTTGTGGTTTACAAGATAGACCACAAAAAGTTCGACGAGGACAGTTTGGATTATCTGGAGTTGCCGTCGACGCTGGCCGAAGTTAAGAACCAAAAAGCATCGGCTGGTGGACTTACGGTCAACTTAAAGGACTCCTTTTGCATAGAAAGCAACATTTGTTCCACAAAGCTGACTCAAAACGTTGATTTGCTGGGTCTCCTCAACTGGTCAGCTAACAAAGACTCCCTGGAGGATTCGCTGAAAGCTTTAATGAATGTTGACGGTGAAGAAGTTGTTAAGTTTTTGCAGGACATTTTAGACGCACTTTTCAACATTCTCATGGAAAACCAAGAGACTGACAAATATGATACACTTGTGTTTGagtgtttattgtttatcattggtttagttaataattggAAGTACCAGCACTTTGAACCAGTTCTGGATTTGTACATAAAAGAAAGTTTTAGTGCCACTTTAGCCTACAA GAAATTAATTGGAGTTCTCAAATCCATCATCGACACGAGAAACCTGCACACCCACGCCAAAGATCTGATGTTCAGGACGATGAAGTGCCTTCAATACGTGATGCGATTCATATCCAGGTCCCGAATTTTGTACAGGGATCTAAACCCGGACGTAGATGACTCGTTCGACGAGGAATTCGAAGAGCTGCTTCAAGACATTATTATCATGATGAGTATTACCAGGGAAGATCATCATGATCTGCTTAGAGAACAGGGGGCCGTCCTAAAATACTTTCCGTCCACTATACCCgacattttaatgatttatccTCCACCCAGGTTAAG CCTGGTTTTGTGCCAAATATTGAGTGGGATACCAAAAGGTAGGCTTACGAAGCAGAAAATGATGACGATCAACGACATTGTGCACAGTAAACTGTTTTTAATCTCCGAATGTCGTTCCATACTTTTGCCGAAATTTACGGAACAAATCCGGGATTTGTTTCAGACGAAGGAGGAG gttgatttgtgtattaaaataatgagcgACATTATGGAGTTGCTTTTCCGGAAAAACATTGGTCCGACATCAGATGACCTAAGCGAAATTATTCGTACTGTTTTAAGGACGATCATTCAGAGTCACATAAAAATGGAGAAAGACAATCCTCATGCT GGTAACTTAGTGGCGGTGATGATCGACATATTCCGGCAGATGACCGAAGAACACTACAACGAGTACATAAACCGCTTCTCCACCTCGTTCGACATACTGGACTTCCTCATGGAGATCCTGGTCGTGTTCAAGGAACTAGTCAATAACTCGATCTTCCCCGAGGACTGGTCGGAGATGATAATGCTGCAGAACAGCATCATACTAAAGTCGCTCAGGTTCTTCTCCCACACGATCCGTGACCGGTTCTTCGACAAGTTCGAGTACGACGCCTGGAGCAACTTCTTTCACTGTGCGATCGCGTTCATGACTCAAAAGGCGCTTCAGCTCGAGAACTTTACGTCCAGCAAGAGGTTGAGGTTGGTTAATCGTTACAACGACATGCGAAGGGAGACCGGGTTCGAAATCCGTCAAATGTGGTTCAACTTAGGGCTGCACAAAATCCATTTTGTTCCCGGTTTGGTGGAGCTGATGCTCGACATGACGCTGATTCCGGAAACGGAGTTGCGCAAGGCCACGATACCAATTTTCTTCGACATGATGCAGTGCGAGTATTATTCGTCGAAGTTGGAGTTCGAAAGTTACGGAGACACGAAGCGGGATTCGACGCATATCAAGGCGTCGTTTGCGGAGTTCGAGAAGGAGATGATTCACAAATTAGATACTCTGTTTGGGCTGAGAGGGGACGCTGAGTACATGAATCTGTTTTATGACATCATGATTGAGCTTTGTGAACAACACAGCAGTTTGGCCATTGAAGGTATAAAGTTTGTGAAGATCGTCAAGAAATTGATGGAGAATCTGTTGGAGTACAGAAGTATAGTCAGTGATGAAAATAAGGAGAATACCATGAGCTGTactgttaatttattg GATTTTTATTCGGAAATTAACAAGAAAgaaatgtacataaaatacTTGAACAAATTATACGATCTTCACATAGAATGTGATAATTACACAGAGGCCGCCTATACTTTAATGCAACACACAATTTTACTGGATTGGTCCAACGACATTCTGTCACCCCTTCTAGTCCACAGCAAGTATGAGAAGAAAACTCACAGAGACCTAAAGGAAGCTCTCTACAAAGATATAATTGACAACTTTGACAAAGGAAAA atGTGGGAGTGCGCAATATCAAAATGTCAAGAACTAGCAAAGCAGTGCGAAGAAGAAACTTTTGACTATTTTAAGCTGAGAGATTTGCATCAGAGGATGGCCACCTTTTACGACAACATAATGAAGAGCGTCCGGCCAGAGCCTGAGTACTTCCGAGTGGGGTACTTCGGACAAGGGTTCCCCAAGTTCCTGCGCAATAAGATCTTTATATTTAGAGGCAAGGAATACGAGAGACTGGTGGATTTTTCGACGAGAATTCTAAACGTATTCCCTAAAGCTGAACTGCTGAAGACGCTAACTCCACCTGGAAGCGACATACAGAACTCCGACCGACAAT ATATTCAAGTGAACAAGGTGGACCCAGTTATGGATGAGAAAAAGCAACGTTTCTCTGGCAAGCCAGTGTCTGACCAAATAGTGAAGTTCTACAAAGTGAACAACATCCAACGGTACATTTACTCCCgaccttttattaaaaaagatccCAACTTGAATTGCAACAACGAATTCTCCAGTTTGTGGCTGGAAAGGACTGAAATAGAGACGACTTACCCACTGCCGGGTATTCTCAGGTGGTTCCCCGTTAAGCACAGCAAAGTCGAAGAGATATGTCCCTTGAGATATGCCATTGAAACGATTGAGAGGACCAATAAAGATCTTACAAAATTCGTAAATATGTACAACATGGACAAAAATATGGATGTGAAACCTTTGAGCTTGAAACTAAATGGTATTTTGGATCCCGCCGTTATGGGGGGTATCAAGAACTACGAAGACGCCTTCTTCCATTCTAATTACATAGATCTGTACCCGGAAAATAAGATAttgataatgaaattaaaagaccTGATAGCAGATCAGATGCCTTTACTCGGCCTTTGCGTACAAATCCACAAATACATTCACACATCCGAGATAACTGCCCTCCACACTCGATTTGAGGAGtgctttaaaaaaatgcaagAAGTTGTGGAACGAGAGTATggaaaaaag ACATGCgacttaaaattagaaaacgaAGTACAAATGCGAAGACACTTCAGCATAGCTGAAAATAGGGCTATGTCGGAATTCCCAAATAGTGGCGA taaCTTTGGTGGTCGTAGCCGAGTTTCGAGTCTAACCAGAACCCAAGTGACCTCACTGAAACATTTTACATCCACATTTCACTTTAGCGCTTCCTCACCCGCATTACAAAG CAAACAACCGCACAATTCTCATTCCAAAACAGTGATTATCTCACCCACGAAAAGTTTAAGCGGCTCATCAACGTACAAAAAGTCGAAAACACCGAAAGAAAAAAGACGATCCAGCAAATCCGACTTGGGTAGTCCGGCACTCGTTACAGGGGCGTCGCAGTGGTACACCGAAGACACGAAAAGCAGCACGACTACATTATCTAACGGATCGCCCATTATTGAGCTGACCGAAGAA CTGTTACCTAAGAGGCCACTGAGGGCTGAAGTCGAGAAAGAGAAACGCTTAAGCAGACCACCTAGTGGACAATTCAGTAGGCCAAACAGCATGACCGTCACCATTCGAGGGGCCAGCAGTTCAGGGAACAGTAGTAACAGAGATTCAGTTG GAACCACTGATTCAAGTATAAGCGAAGAAGACATGATTCCGCCACCGCTACCCTTGAAAAGTAGGGACATGGATTACAGTAACTTACCTCCAGCAGAAAACGTAAGTTTCCTGTACTCACAGAGGAACTCGACGGCACGAGCGTCGATTCAAATCAAGTGGCCAGAGGACAACATCGTGGTAGACTTTGATGAAGTGCCTCCGACGCCGCCTCCAAAGCCGCCcaagaaacaaaaattctGA